A genomic window from Neorickettsia sennetsu str. Miyayama includes:
- a CDS encoding dihydroorotase produces MKKWNLPTGSDRKVAFVDARIVDPESGLEILGDLVVHGRRIGDFGESLLSDVELKSFDEVVNCDGHILMPGIIDIHVHLRDPGQLQNEDIHSGTKSAAAGGVTTVVCQPNTDPPIDTVETLAYIRDKAKRVGFVNVLCYASITGRGGDLTDMFALHKAGAVGFTDDGLPVMNSLFMRQAFMNAALLKVPVAQHAEDLDLSNGGCINEGAISHKLNVPGISHLAESVMVARDVLLLEQLGAHYHVLHVSTKKTVEIVRAAKDKGMRVTCEVTPHHLLLTEEAVDGYNTAAKMNPPLRTEEDRLCMIEALKDGTIDAIASDHAPHNEVYKELPLKEAAFGVVGLETILPLSLELYHSGALELHSLLAKLTCNPAKIIGSEAGRIKVGAPADLVLLDLNSEVRIETRQFVSKSKNSPFGGRKTRGKVLRTIVGGDTVYMDV; encoded by the coding sequence ATGAAAAAATGGAACCTACCAACCGGTAGTGACAGAAAGGTTGCCTTCGTTGATGCTAGAATCGTTGATCCAGAAAGCGGATTAGAGATTCTTGGGGATTTGGTTGTTCATGGGAGGCGGATTGGTGATTTTGGGGAATCCCTGCTTAGTGATGTTGAACTTAAATCTTTCGATGAAGTTGTGAATTGTGATGGGCATATTCTCATGCCTGGCATTATAGACATACACGTTCATTTAAGGGATCCAGGACAATTACAAAACGAAGATATACATTCTGGTACCAAATCTGCAGCTGCTGGTGGTGTGACTACTGTTGTTTGTCAACCTAATACTGATCCTCCGATTGATACAGTTGAAACTCTGGCATACATACGAGATAAGGCGAAAAGAGTTGGTTTTGTAAACGTCCTATGTTACGCGTCGATTACTGGGAGGGGGGGAGATCTTACTGATATGTTTGCCTTGCACAAAGCTGGCGCAGTTGGTTTCACGGATGATGGTCTTCCAGTTATGAACTCACTTTTTATGAGACAAGCTTTCATGAACGCTGCACTTCTGAAGGTACCGGTAGCACAGCACGCAGAGGATCTCGATCTTTCTAATGGTGGCTGCATAAACGAGGGGGCGATATCTCATAAGTTAAATGTTCCGGGAATTTCACATCTTGCTGAGTCTGTCATGGTTGCCAGAGATGTATTACTTTTAGAACAACTTGGTGCACATTACCACGTGTTACATGTCTCAACGAAGAAAACAGTTGAAATAGTCAGAGCAGCAAAAGATAAGGGAATGAGAGTGACCTGTGAAGTAACACCACACCACCTTCTTTTAACCGAAGAGGCTGTAGATGGATATAACACCGCTGCTAAAATGAACCCTCCGCTGCGAACAGAAGAAGATCGCCTCTGCATGATTGAGGCGCTTAAAGATGGCACTATTGATGCTATAGCTTCAGATCATGCACCACATAACGAGGTTTATAAGGAGCTTCCGCTAAAAGAAGCTGCGTTTGGAGTGGTTGGATTAGAGACAATACTACCACTGTCATTAGAGTTATATCACTCTGGGGCTCTGGAGCTGCATTCATTGCTTGCAAAACTGACATGCAATCCTGCAAAGATTATTGGTTCTGAGGCTGGAAGAATAAAGGTGGGTGCTCCTGCGGACCTTGTTCTTCTGGATCTTAATTCAGAGGTAAGAATAGAGACAAGACAGTTTGTAAGTAAATCAAAGAATTCGCCTTTTGGAGGACGTAAGACCAGAGGCAAAGTTTTACGTACTATTGTTGGTGGAGATACAGTGTATATGGATGTGTAA